In the Nocardia asteroides genome, CGCGCGCGACCTTGGTCTGCTTTGCCTTAGCCCGGCCACGGCCCATGGCTGAACCCCCTCGCGTCAATGCGGGGCGGCCTGGGGTGTGTTGGCGGCCCCGTTCGAATTAATACTCTTCCTGACAGACACTTTAGCGTGTGTCAGGCCCCCGCGCTCCCACGAGTGGGCGAAGATTCCGGCGCCGCCCGCCGTTTGCCCCGCCGTCGCCGCGGCCGCGGAAAGCTACAGCACTCCGGGGATGGCGCGGATGACGCCGACCCTGGCACCGCCGCCGAGGATCGGCGGGGCGGCCAGCTCCGCGAGCCGGTCGGTCCACGGCACGCCCAGCCGGCGCAGAATCGCCAGCGTCAGCGGCATCCGCGCGCGCTCGGCGCCGTCCTCGACCTTGTAGGCGAAGGCCCGCCCGTCCGGGAGCGCGCCCGCGTGCACGCCGTCCGCGCCGATCTTGCAGACCAGCCCGGGCGTCTCCGACATCAGGAGCAGGTCGGGGGCGGCGGTGCCGGAAATCACGCGCGGATGGGCGCGAATCGCCTGCGCGACACGCCGCTCGGGGGTATGCGGGGCGGCGGTGACCAGGGTGGCGAAGGCGCGGGCCAGGTTCACCAGCGAGACCGGGACGATCGGCAACCCGCAGCCGTCGATGCCGAGGTCGGTCTCCGGCTCGCCGGTGACGTCGGCGATGGTCTCGAGCACGGCCTGCTGCAGCGGGTGCGCGCGGTCCGGGTAACCCCTGGTCGGCCAGGAGTTGGCGGCGCAGGTGGCGAGCATGGCCGCGTGTTTGCCCGAGCAGTTCATCAGGATCCGGCTCGGCTGCTCGCCCGCGGCGAGGAGCAGGGCCCGCGGCAGCTCGCCGAGCGGGAGGTCGGGCGGGCACTCCAAATCGTCCTCGGTGAAACCGTTCCGCTCGAGCAGGCGCCGGACCGCCGCCACCTGGTCGGGCTCGCCGTAGTGGGAGGCGATGGCTATCGCCAGCTCGGCGTCGTCGGCCGGGGTGAAGCCGTTGCGGAGCAGGGCCAGTGCCTGCAGCGGCTTGTTGGTCGAGCGCGGGTAGATCGGGCCGTGTACCTCGCCGAGCTCGAACTGCACCTCGCCGTCCGTGCCGAGCAGCACCACCGACCCCCGGTGCACGCACTCGCGGAACCCCGACCGCACGACCTCGACCAGCTCGACGCTCACGCGGCGCCCTCCCGCGAGATGAGCGAGGGTCCGCCGTGGCTACGCTCCGCTACCGCCTCCGGGCCTGACGCGCTCATCCCGTTGCCTCCCGTGCGCGGCGTCCGAGGTGCCGCTCGACCTGCGCGCGGATGTCGTCCGACGCGGTCGGCTCCAGCTCCAGCAGCCGGGTCAGCCGCTCCGGGTCCGCGCCGGTGAAGACATCGCGGACGGTGATGCCGTGCTCGGGGACGTACTCGACCAGCACCTCGTCGCCCGCGCCGACGGTGCCCGCCGCCAGCAGCCGGAAGTAGCACCCGGTGTCGCTGCGCAGCGCGAACCGCTTGACCCACTGCCGCTCGCCGGACCAGTGCTGGAAGGTCGCGCAGGGCACCCGCGGCGCGCTCACCTCGAGCAGCGCGGTACCGATCCGGAGCCGGGCGCCGAGCACCGCGTCCGAGAGGGGGAGGCCATCGACCCGCAGGTTCTCGCCGAACCAGCCGTGCGGCAGCACCCGGCCCAGCTCCGCCTCCCAGCGGCGCGCGTCCTGGTCGGCGTAAGCGTAGACGGCCTGGTTCAGCCCGCCGTGGTGCGCGGTGTTGCAGACGTGGTCGCCGGCGAGCCCGAGCGGGCCGACCTCGACCCGCCCCGCGACCGGCCGCTTGTCGATGGCGCTGCGCCCGACCCGGCCGGGCACCTCCAGCTCCGCGTGCACGACGCAGACCGCGAGCACGCGGCCGGTGTCACCGCCGCGCATCAGCGCCCGCGCAGCCGGTCGATTGCGAGCCTGCCCGCCTGCGGGCGGTCGTCCGTCGGCACCGAGTCGGGGTCGATCGCGGCCGCCGCGGTGCCCGCCACCAGCGCGGTTGTGGCCGGGACGGCCCGCTTCACCAGGGCGAGCGCGATCGGCCCGAGCTCGAAGTGGTCGACGACGGTGCCGAGCCTGCCGACCGCGCGGCCGTCGGCGGTGATGTCGGTGCCGGGCTCCGGGCGCTCGTCGGCGGAGCCGTCCAGGTGCAGCAGCACCAGGTGGCGCGGCGGCTTGCCCAGATTGTGCACCCGGGCGACGGTCTCCTGGCCGCGGTAGCAGCCCTTGTCCAGGTGCACCGCGCCCGCCTCGGAGCGGTCGCCGATCCAGCGTGCCTCGTGCGGGATCGTGCGGTCGTCGGTGTCGAGGCCGAGCCGGGGGCGCAGCGACTCGACGCGCAGCGCCTCGAAGGCCCACATGCCCGCCGGGGTGGCGCCTGCCGCGGTCAGTGCGGACCATACCTCGGTGAGCTGCGCACGTGGGATCACCAGGTCGTACGAGTGCTCGCCCGGCCACGGCATGCGGCGCAGGAAGCCGCCGCCCGCCAGCGGGACCGCGCGGTACACGGCGGGCAGTTCGGCCACCCCGAGCGCGCCGGTGAGCGTCTCCACCTCGGGGCCGAGCAGGGTGAGCACGGCGTGGTCGGCGGCGTCCCTGGGCTCGGCGTCGGCCCAGAAGACCATCTTGGTCAGGAAGCCGAGCAGATCGGGGCCGCGCTCGGCCTCGGTATCGATCCATACGGTCTCGGCCAGCTCGGTGAGCACGAAGTGGTGCTGTACCCGGCCGTTCAGATCCAGATCCAGATTCTCCGCCGACTCACCGTCGGCCAGCCCGGCCACGTGCTGACTGGTGATGGTGTGCAGCCAGGTCAGCCGCTCTTTACCGGTGATGGCGCCGACGGCGCGGTGCGAGCGATCCACGATCGCCACCCGCCTGGCCGCGGCGCGCTGCTCGGCGAACGGGTCGCCGTAGTGCCAGGCGACGGCGGCATCCGGCGAACCGGGCACCCCCGCGACGGCTCCGGGAACACCCAAAAGAGGACTTGGCACAGGAACCACAAAACCACTGTACGTGGCATACCGGCATCGGGTCATTCGGGCCGCTTCGGATAGCGGACATGACAAGGAATGTCCTGCTGCTATCACGAAATCATCAAATATGTTGGCGACACGCGCCGATGGAGCGATCAACTCGAGCGCACCGTAGGCATTACCTGCCCGAATTGCCTACGCTCCTACCCATGGCGGATCGAGTTCTTGTGACACTCGACGGCGCGGTCCAGGATGCGGACGCGCCGTTGTTGTTTGCCGACGACATCGGTGTTCTGCGCGGCGACGGTGTCTTCGAAACGGTGCTGGTGCGGAACGGCAGCCCGTGTGCGATCGAGTTCCACCTGGGCAGGCTGCGCCGCTCCGCCCAGGCGCTGGAACTACCCGAGCTGGAGCTGAGCCGGTGGCGGGCGGCGGCCGAGATCGCGGCCAAGGAATGGGGCGACGAGGAAGAGGGCGTGCTGCGCCTGGTGCTGACCCGCGGCCGGGAGAGCGAATTCACCGAGGTGCCCGATTCGGTGACCTCGGGCGAGCTCGCCGCCGCGGTCCCGGTCCCGACCGCGTTCCTCACGGTGAGCCCGGTGCCCGCCCGCGTGCAGAAGGCCCGCACCGATGGCATCAAGGTGGTGAGCCTGGTCCGCGGCATCTCCATCGATCTGGCCCAGGCCGCGCCCTGGCAGCTGCTCGGCGCCAAGACGCTCTCCTACGCCACCAACATGGCCGCGCTGCGCTTCGCGCACCGGCAGGGCGCCGACGACGTGATCTTCACCAGCACCGAGAACCGGGTGCTGGAGGGGCCGCGCTCGACCATCGTGATCGCGCGGGACAAGACGCTGATCACCCCGCCCGCCAAGAACGGCGTGCTGCCCGGCGTCACCCAGCGGGCGCTGTTCAACGAGGCCCGCAAGGCGGGCTGGGAGGTCAAGTACGAGCCGCTCTGGACCGCCGACCTCTTCGTCTGCGACAGCATCTGGCTGCTCTCCAGCATCACGCTCGCGGCCAGGGTCGCCCAGCTGGACGGCATCCGGCTGATGGCGGCGGACAGCACCGAGGAGATCATCGAACTGGTCGACCGCGGGGTCGCGCGGGCGGGGGCCATCGGCGACTGGTGAACCCGGCCCGGCGCCCGGAGTTTCCGGCGCCGATGGACCCGACCGGCCGCGCTGCGTGACGCCGACAGCGATTCGCGTCACGATGATTGGTGCGTGGCGCTCGCGCACGTAGCCTTACTACAGAGTGTCGTAGACAAATCGGCTGGTAGGAGGTCACGGTGAGCGCGCTGGACGTGTCGCGATGGCAGTTCGGGATCACCACCGTCTATCACTTCCTCTTCGTGCCGCTCACCATCGGCCTCGCGCCGCTGGTCGCCGGGATGCAGACGGCGTGGGTGATCACGGGCAAGGAACACTGGTACCGGCTGACCAAGTTCTTCGGGAAGCTCTTCCTGATCAACTTCGCGCTCGGCGTCGCCACCGGAATCGTGCAGGAATTCCAGTTCGGGATGAACTGGAGCGAGTACTCCCGCTTCGTCGGCGACGTGTTCGGCGCGCCGCTGGCGCTGGAGGGGCTGGTCGCCTTCTTCCTGGAGTCGACCTTCCTCGGGCTGTGGATCTTCGGCTGGAGCAGGCTGCCCCGGCTGGTGCACCTGGCCACCATCTGGCTGGTCGCGATCGGCGTGAACGCCTCCGCCTTCTTCATCATCGCGGCCAACTCCTTCATGCAGCACCCGGTCGGCGCCAGGTACAACCCGGAGACCGGCCGCGCCGAGCTCACCAGCATCGTCGAGCTGCTCACCAACAACACCGCGCTGGCGGCCTTCCCGCACGTGGTGGCCGGCTCGTTCCTCACGGCGGGCACCTTCGTCGCCGGGATCGGCGGCTGGTGGATGGTGCGCAACGCCCGCAGCGGCGACCCGGCG is a window encoding:
- a CDS encoding aminodeoxychorismate lyase, with the translated sequence MADRVLVTLDGAVQDADAPLLFADDIGVLRGDGVFETVLVRNGSPCAIEFHLGRLRRSAQALELPELELSRWRAAAEIAAKEWGDEEEGVLRLVLTRGRESEFTEVPDSVTSGELAAAVPVPTAFLTVSPVPARVQKARTDGIKVVSLVRGISIDLAQAAPWQLLGAKTLSYATNMAALRFAHRQGADDVIFTSTENRVLEGPRSTIVIARDKTLITPPAKNGVLPGVTQRALFNEARKAGWEVKYEPLWTADLFVCDSIWLLSSITLAARVAQLDGIRLMAADSTEEIIELVDRGVARAGAIGDW
- a CDS encoding asparaginase; this translates as MSVELVEVVRSGFRECVHRGSVVLLGTDGEVQFELGEVHGPIYPRSTNKPLQALALLRNGFTPADDAELAIAIASHYGEPDQVAAVRRLLERNGFTEDDLECPPDLPLGELPRALLLAAGEQPSRILMNCSGKHAAMLATCAANSWPTRGYPDRAHPLQQAVLETIADVTGEPETDLGIDGCGLPIVPVSLVNLARAFATLVTAAPHTPERRVAQAIRAHPRVISGTAAPDLLLMSETPGLVCKIGADGVHAGALPDGRAFAYKVEDGAERARMPLTLAILRRLGVPWTDRLAELAAPPILGGGARVGVIRAIPGVL
- a CDS encoding YgfZ/GcvT domain-containing protein — translated: MTRCRYATYSGFVVPVPSPLLGVPGAVAGVPGSPDAAVAWHYGDPFAEQRAAARRVAIVDRSHRAVGAITGKERLTWLHTITSQHVAGLADGESAENLDLDLNGRVQHHFVLTELAETVWIDTEAERGPDLLGFLTKMVFWADAEPRDAADHAVLTLLGPEVETLTGALGVAELPAVYRAVPLAGGGFLRRMPWPGEHSYDLVIPRAQLTEVWSALTAAGATPAGMWAFEALRVESLRPRLGLDTDDRTIPHEARWIGDRSEAGAVHLDKGCYRGQETVARVHNLGKPPRHLVLLHLDGSADERPEPGTDITADGRAVGRLGTVVDHFELGPIALALVKRAVPATTALVAGTAAAAIDPDSVPTDDRPQAGRLAIDRLRGR
- a CDS encoding MOSC domain-containing protein, producing the protein MRGGDTGRVLAVCVVHAELEVPGRVGRSAIDKRPVAGRVEVGPLGLAGDHVCNTAHHGGLNQAVYAYADQDARRWEAELGRVLPHGWFGENLRVDGLPLSDAVLGARLRIGTALLEVSAPRVPCATFQHWSGERQWVKRFALRSDTGCYFRLLAAGTVGAGDEVLVEYVPEHGITVRDVFTGADPERLTRLLELEPTASDDIRAQVERHLGRRAREATG